AAGCTTTCACCTAGATCATTTCCTTGAGGGATTTCAGGACTCGATGATTCTGTTGAGTTCTGAAATTCCCTGACTGTTATTAAGTTTGACAAGTTTACCCGGTATGTATTGTAAAGTTTTTATCAATTCTTTCTAGGAGACGATCCACATGAATTAATCACACTGGAAAATCTAGTTAGTTGCATTATCCTTTTTGTTACACAGTTTTCAGCTATATGAGTTGTTTGGCTCGTCATGTTTTTGCTCAAATGCAAGTTTTCATGATTAGTAAAAAAAGATTGTTAATTGTCTGTTATGAATTTTgtcatgaaaaattaatattttaatattaatttcattattgtgGCAACTGGCAACTCAAGAAAAAACATATCTGGAGTGCTGGCTGGCatctttcaatttcttaaGAAAAGGTTCCATACAATAGAATCTTTCATGTTTACACAGGCTTGGGCTTTGACTTTGGCCGTGAATGTTTAGGTTCTTTCTGTGTATGTATTCTCTATCTCGACAACAAGGTTTATTGCTATTATTCAATAGGCTGCAATTATATGTGCCTAGGCAAGTGATGCAGCATCATTTTCAGGTATAAGTGATATACTGGTGGTTGAGGCTTTTTCTTGATATGAAGGTGGTTGTCAATGATGAATAGGGAGCTATTCTAAGCAGGATGGAATCTGAACGCTTGATTGAAGACATAGCTTGATACTCAACAGAGTTCCTGCACAGTTTCTTGCAGAGAATTAGAAGGAAAAGGAATTACTCATAATATTCTTTGGGCATCACACATTCACAGGAAGGTTACAATAATATGCgaaacttaattaatgatcTCTGATGCAAAGAAGGATAGACTTCTATAATGAGCAAAAGAGAAAGCTgattaaaaaatgagagagataGCTGAAAAGATGTGTTGAGAATCGAGATTGTTTctgtaattctttattttcctaaaaattcagATATTTACACGAGGAAGTGAGGGCATACATTATAGATGAAACGAGACATGGCTGTTTGTAGCTCAAGTTGAAATGTTGTGGGAGTTTTCATTCTGATTCCATCAGTTTGGTGGGTTGAAGTGGGAAAGTGAAGGGGATAACAACCTGATACAAATCCAATTTACTCGATGAACTGGCTTAGTTGTGTTTTAACTTACTTCACTATAAGATTTGTGCAGCTTAAAGAGACTTGAAGTCGCAAATTATGGTTGAAGCCTCATTGGACAAGTATCCCCACGTGTAGTTACTATATGTTTCAACTCTACCACATCTTTGTGGCTGTTACTTAAATTGCCAATGCTTGGATAAAGTGTCCTCTGGATGGATCAAAGTTTTGAAGTATTTGTGCCTACAGATGAAGTAAATGTAACTAATATTGGAGTCAATTAGGCTACTTCAGAAACCAATGTTCTTAACTGTAACAGTTTTTCATGTCCTGCCAGTCCCCTTTATACTTGTTACAGTGCTTGGCCTATGTCTGACTTGTCTCCATATTTTGGTATCTCAATTATTGAAGCAGTAAAACGGGAGAAGGCAAGGGAAAATGCAGTCTTTTAGTCTTCTACTTTTCTGGTtgattgttttctttcttagttttcttttactttgctcttcttttcttttgctggTTTATTTACTCTGATAACTAGCTATCAATTGGCCTCACCAGTCCATCAGTTTCAGTTGTCTTAACTTAGAGGCATGCTGACCTGTGCAGAAGAACTGTCATGAACATGATCTTTGGGAACTAATCTAATCTATCTTTGTCATTACTTCAGGTGACATTCACGGCCAATATAGTGATCTTTTAAGGCTTTTTGAGTATGGAGGTTTCCCTCCGAAATCAAATTACCTATTTTTGGGGGACTATGTAGATCGTGGAAAACAGAGTTTGGAGACAATATGCTTGTTACTTGCATACAAGATCAAATATCCGGAGAACTTTTTCCTCCTTAGAGGAAATCATGAATGTGCTTCTATAAACAGGATTTACGGATTTTATGATGAATGTAAGCGCCGGTTCAATGTCAAATTGTGGAAAGCCTTCACTGATTGCTTTAATTGCCTTCCTGTTGCTGCACTGGTTGATGATAAGATATTATGCATGCATGGGGGCCTTTCTCCCGAACTGAACAATTTGGATCAGATTAGAAGTTTGCCCCGCCCAACTGCTATCCCTGATACTGGCTTGCTTTGTGATTTATTATGGTCAGATCCTGGTAAAGATGTTAAAGGATGGGGGATGAATGATAGAGGAGTTTCATTTACTTTTGGCCCCGATAAAGTGTCAGAATTCTTGGCAAAACATGATTTGGACCTTGTCTGTCGTGCTCATCAGGTATAGCAttcttcttttcctattttcttCTGCAGTCAAGACTCCAGACTGTTCATCAGATGCATGTTTTTGCAGGTTGTGGAGGATGGTTATGAATTCTTTGCGGAAAGGCAGCTTGTAACGATTTTTTCAGCCCCAAACTATTGCGGTGAATTTGACAATGCTGGTGCAATGATGAGTGTTGATGAAAACTTAATGTGTTCTTTTCAAATTCTGAAACCAGCAGAAAGGAAAAACAAGTTTATGATGTCCACTAAAATGTGATGTTCCGCTGCTTCCGAATTTCAAAGGTCAACTCCAGCAATTGCTAAGTGttatcttctttctcttttttcccatgtcatttttcttaatgtaGCGAATACTGAACAATTTAACTTATGCATCCTTTTCGCCTTACGTGAATATTTGTCTATGTATAACAATTTTCATCATGCACAGAGATGCTTAAGGCTAATCGGAgttagagaaaataaaagcaaacctGCACATAACaaagaaaaggacaaaaagTAACTGCTGATGTTACCAATTAAAATAGTACAGTTTGGTGCAAAGATTGTCTAGATCTATTGGAGGAGTATCTGCATGTTAATACTGTTGAACAAGTTGATCATATTTGCAAATTTGTTGTCTTAAAGACAACCATTGTTGTTGCTAATGGttgtcatttttgttttctatagATAACTGTACTTTCCTTTGCTTAATTTGTTGACCTAGTTCAAGTCTCCAAATCTAATGCACAAGATTCCCTACCCCAAAGTTATAAACTGTTCTGCAGTTTGAGTATTGTTAGGTATGAATTCATcaacagaaaaagaaacaaaggaaAGGGCATGGAACTTGTTGGATGATGAATGTGAGCAATAGATCCTTGCATAGGCTCTCATCTCTCAAATAGTATTTAGACCATTGCATTAGAAAGCCCATTAAAAGAAGAGTTATGGTTTtatctccttttttttctttcccttttttttgggGCAGATTTTCCTTTATGCTATTTGTTTTGGTTCAAGGATTCTCACGAGGAAAGCAAATTATTACATAcgaaacaaaaattgaataaatactCTATCTCAAGTTATTTAATCgtttagaaaaatttacaagAGTAGTGCAATAATGGATGAGTTGGAGAGGGGCAAAAGATCAGATAGGCTTTTCGCGTTGTCCTCAccttttttttaggaaaatatctTTTCCCAAATTACATGATATTTTCctcatgttttcttttcttcgaGCACTGAACTGCTTaccatcattttattttcctttgttCTCACCAGAAACCTTGTACCAAACGGGGTGTTAGTAAATGTGAGCAAAAGGCTGTGAGTACTTGGGGATCATTTGACACTCTCCTTTCAGTTCATATACGATTTCCCTTTGCTCCTTTTAGTGGAAGTGGGAGGGTCTTCCTATGCAAATAGATATTTGTTGATGTTGCTAATCTCTGAGTTTTATTTCAGTCTattgaaaacaataaaaagataaaataactCGGGGTAATAAACATCTTTTAACAGTTATCACAAATTCACATGAAGTGTAGAGCGATCACAAAGAAGGTTTTCTTGCTTGCACTGAAAACAGATATCCAAAAGGGTGGCAAAAGAATAGAGTGAAATGGTTGACATAATTACTCTCATTTCCAAATGGTTCTTTGGTTGCCTTCACTCATGTAGTACTCTGTGACATGCTTAAACGTGGGAAGTACAGGGTCCTATATTACTGTGGCTTTCTGCTTATGATGATTAATCAGTTCTTGGtttcattcaaattatttttaaaagaattggCGAAGTGATTGTCCTTCATTCCTTCCTTATATCCACATGGAAATTATCTGGGCAGCAGGTTAGAGAGAAATGGGAATTTTGTCCTCTGTAGCCTTTACATAAATTGGGTTGAAAAAGATATGTGGTGTTGGTGTGTAATGTGAAAAGTACTGTATATTTCTGAAAGCCTTTTGGAAAGACTGCTCTGTTTGCGGAACATTCTTTACACGAGGGTTAGCAGAACATTATCACACTGAACGTATATGAGGATATCCTAACATTTAGTGAGAATACATGTAACCTGAACTTCTGGAGCTAGACTGTTTCTGAGGCAGTGATTCTATTTCCTGTACTGTCGGCTAGGGTTAGCGATAGCTTAAATGATCAGTAGTAGTTTTACAGGATGCTCCTTAGGTTCTTGGTGTCACAAAAGTAATCATTTTACGGCTATGTTCATCCATCCATTTGTCTCTGGTCTTGAAGATAACTGATCAAGACCTAATTATCTCAAGAAAACAGTTCAATTTGATTGCCTctattactaattttattctattaacCTTTTTTCTTGTTGCAGGCATCACCCTCTGATCAGAAGAAATTACAGCTTACACCTGTCCTTAAATCCCCCTGAGCATGGATGAAGAACTCCATCTTAACTTTTATCTGACAGTTTTAGTGTGCTTAAGGAGTAGTTGTTTTTGATGCCGATTCAGGGGAATAGATAATCTGTAAGTTGTACTCCCCCTTCGCCAAGGGTGTTTCCGTgtagataaattattttgaaatcatgTTATTGAATCACGGCTGGCACCCAAAACAGTCAACTTGTATTGGAACACTCGTGCGTGTTATTAGCTCAAAGAACGTTTCTAGGTAGAGAATACTTACATGTAGTAGTTGCCTTGTTTGTGGAAGAGTTTTCATCTATTGAGGTTAgttgctttaatttttatgttttcgaACTTTTCGGGGAAGTCACAGCAAGGGCTAATGCTGCTCTCTGCAGTGCAGCATCATCTTTTGGTATTGAAAATTGCTGGAAAGTTGAATGGAGATGAATGAGGATGAATGCAATGTACCCAACCGATGTATGATAATATAATAGAGATGTGTTCCCAACCGAtgtttgataatataatagaGATGTGTCTGTCGATGCATCTTGCTTGCTTCTCTTACCCGGTCTAGGCTACATGAATAAAGAACTGGCAACCATCAGAGCagattgatgaaaataatCTCAATTGAGAACAGGCTTTCTCAGTTAATATAGGGCTCCCAATCCATTTAGACTCAATGCCACCGGATGAAATTATGGATTCGAGTTCCAACAATTTATTTGAGATTATAGATTCTAGTTTCAACCAACTTGCAAGTATTTATATGAGATAATGAATTTGAGTTTCAACAAACTTGCGCgtacttatattattttaagttggcttattataatttattatctcactggtttttataaatttgattgttATTGATgactacaataaaatattgattaatttccTGATTTAACGATTTAATGATCattcttataataataattattatatagtaataaaaaattaaaatatttcatgcCCAAATATCAATTATCCAAAAGTAAAGGGCGGCCCAGACCTTTTCTAAAGTTCTTTCAAACCCCAAAGCAACCCCTCTTGCCCCCCCCTCCATTTTGGAgaaaacctcattttcctcCTTCATTTTCCGtataaacaaatttagttGAAACCTGCGATCACGCGCAGTTTGCCATTGCAAATCATGAGTTCGTTGGAATCCGTAAAGCTGCTGTTGGCGGCGGCCGGCGGCGACACCGTCAAACTTTTCGACATTTCAGTGGAGCCTCAAAACCCTTGCGTTCTCACCTACTCTCCATCTCCGGGCGTCCACATAAACTCTGTGAAGTGGAATCACAACAGTTAGTGCTGATTTAATTCGTGTTTTCGTCAATGTATCTTATGTTTTGCAGTTAGGTTGCGCAGTATTTTCCTCCTCATGTTCTAAGTTAATTGGTCTATAATGTGATATatctacttttttattttttttctaaatatagaTTTGGTGTTGGCGACTGCCGGTGAAGATAGTAAGATATCATTATGGAGGAAAAATGGGCAAAGCTTGTGGACGGTACCAGCCAAAAATGCTAGGGGAGAAACTGTCGAGgtacacaaattatttatgttttctatttcttatTGTCTGAATTGTGTGACAAAACTAGAATGTAAGGGAATTTCTAATGTGCTTTTTGATATGTGCTTGATTTTAATGTTAATTACCACGAGTAAGCTGGCCGGGTTTCCAGAGGAAGTAGGAAATCTTGATATTGAATGTTGTAGGTGTTTCTGGATTGGCTTATTGTGGTAATTGTCTGTTGCAGTAAATTATGGTTCCAGTGTCAATGCAATAGAGATGATTTCCATGATCAAGTTTTCAGTGGCATGAATTTGATTCCTTTTTCATGGAGAAGTAATAATTCGAAAATGGCATCTCTTCAATTCTGATGCACTGACCTAAGTGCTTATGTGAATTATATCAGCATTACCTGAACAAGGCAGTAGAGTTCAGATTAGGGAGTGAAAATATAACTTGGTAAAATGtaattgacttaattaattttaaNNNNNNNNNNNNNNNNNNNNNNNNNNNNNNNNNNNNNNNNNNNNNNNNNNNNNNNNNNNNNNNNNNNNNNNNNNNNNNNNNNNNNNNNNNNNNNNNNNNNNNNNNNNNNNNNNNNNNNNNNNNNNNNNNNNNNNNNNNNNNNNNNNNNNNNNNNNNNNNNNNNNNNNNNNNNNNNNNNNNNNNNNNNNNNNNNNNNNNNNNNNNNNNNNNNNNNNNNNNNNNNNNNNNNNNNNNNNNNNNNNNNNNNNNNNNNNNNNNNNNNNNNNNNNNNNNNNNNNNNNNNNNNNNNNNNNNNNNNNNNNNNNNNNNNNNNNNNNNNNNNNNNNNNNNNNNNNNNNNNNNNNNNNNNNNNNNNNNNNNNNNNNNNNNNNNNNNNNNNNNNNNNNNNNNNNNNNNNNNNNNNNNNNNNNNNNNNNNNNNNNNNNNNNNNNNNNNNNNNNNNNNNNNNNNNNNNNNNNNNNNNNNNNNNNNNNNNNNNNNNNNNNNNNNNNNNNNNNNNNNNNNNNNNNNNNNNNNNNNNNNNNNNNNNNNNNNNNNNNNNNNNNNNNNNNNNNNNNNNNNNNNNNNNNNNNNNNNNGCATGAATTTTGGATTAAAGCAATAACATAGCAGAATTTCTAATTGAAGCTGCTTGAAGAAGTTTATGTGATGAGTTAATGTTTAATGAGTTGGAGCTTTTTGTGTCTCGCCTGAAAttgtatttcatatatttgaaACATCTTGGAATATCTGCttgatttttccattttttttggtttgttctGTTTAAACATGTAAGCCATCAGAGGCAATATCAATGATCAGCTTTAGCAACAAAGGGTCTAGATATCTCTGCTCTGGTGGAACCAGTCAAGTTGTACGAATATGGGATTTGCAGAACAAGCGATGCGTCAAATGGCTGAAAGGTCATACGGATACTATAACAGGTGTAATGTACAACTGCAAAGATGAGCACATAGCTTCTGTTAGCCGTAAAGGGGATCTTATACTTCACAATCTTGCTTCTGGTACTAGGGCTGCTGAACTCAGGGACCCGAATGGACAGGTCGTTTATATTGTTCCGAGCTACAAAAccacttaatatatttttgatttatataatttttccttcccttatataaaaattacatggtTAGGTTTTGGGGGCACTTGATTATTCACGGATGAGCAGGCACCTTTTAGTTACGGCTGGTGATGATGGGTCCATCCACCTGTGGGATACGACTGGTCGCAGCCCAAAGGTTTGCATTATAACAAGACTTATATCTTGTTGACAAGATGATTACACtgtatattgtattttagGAGGAAACTGAGATGGGTGATACTTTAGTAGGTAAATTAATGCTCCAAATGTGTGTATATGCCGCCATACCCACACTGGTGGTTCTGGCGCTATGGTGGTGGTGCTGGAGATTTGAGTTTAGGGGGAAGGGGAATTTTTGTATTGCTGTAattttttggatgatttaaaTGTCCAAAAggaatttacaataaaatcacaaaaatgcGAAGTGGCTGAAAAGCACCATCTTCAGTGACGTGAGTCTTGGTTTTGTTGGAAATCCTGAAATTAAACTCTCAGAAAGCAGAAGCAAAAGCTCTGACACATGTCATTTGCCTTTGTCTTTTCAGTCAAAAGAGCGAAAACActcttttttgtctttggCAACTGGCTCTTAATAAGACAACTGGATTGAACCTTGAGTTTGCTTTCGAATTACACAATATCTGAGCATTAGCTGTGACCTATTTTGGTGCTCTTTATTGCATCTGTTATCGATTACCAAGAGTCCTTTTTGCATTTTGCAGGTTTCTTGGTTGAAGCAGCATTCTGCACCGACCTCTGGAGTTAGTTTCTCACCATCAAATGACAAGGTGTCTCTTTTATCATGCTggcttgaattttttgtgttgCCCTTATAGGTCATTTATATTCATAGAATTGAGACTCTTTGCTTCAAGACTTATGCCAAgcattaatttcttgtttaacTTTGCTTTGTGAATTTGACAGATTGTTGCTAGCGTCGGTTTGGATATGAAGTTATACACTTTTGACACAGGATCCAGGAAGCCATCTTCTTGCATACCATACGAGGcacctttttcttcattgGCTTTCACTGATGATGGATTAACTTTGGCAGCCGGTACAGTCAGTGGTCAAATTGTGTTCTATGATGTTCGTGGGAAGCCCCAACCGATCACTGTTCTTCGTGCATATGGGAACTCGGAGGTGATTCTTACTTTCTAAGTGTTGTTTGGACTTGTTCTTGCctgaatatttgttttcagTGATTAATGGCATATGTTATAAATTTCTACATAAAGCATATGGGGTGTTGATAGTGTACAATAATGTTCCTGCtgtgtatttgtgtgcgtCAATACCTGTCAAGAAACCCAGTTAGTCCTGTAGCATAATGTTGTTGTTGTAAATTGGTCTGGTTGAACACTTGTTGGGAGACTCCAATCTTTCTTTCATGAAACTTGTAGTTAACCAGGTTAGTGAATAGCTGGTAGTGGGGCAGATCAGTGGCTCACTGCCAGTATAAGAACTGTCTAGAATGCTCAGCGTCCATTGTATGGCAAAAGAATGTTTTTCCTCTGTCTGCAGCCGCACTTATTCTCTTTATCAAGTTGATTTGAAGGGTTaaggtttttaaattttgatcttcATCAGGCTGTCACAAATCTATGCTGGCAGAGGTCAAAACCTGTGACAGTCAATGAAAATAATTGCACAGATGAGACTGTTCTTCTGGCTGGTGATACAGGTGACTCAATCCTTATGCCCGACCCACTTCCTTCTAGGTCGTCGTCGAGCCTTTCAATGCCCACAGCAGCATCTGGATCTCGGAATCTTAGCCATTCAGCTATTTCTGGAGATATGTTTTCTACTTCAGCGGGTAATTCAAAATCAAGTGCTCCCAGTCTATCTGCTTCAGAGGAATCACCTGTTAGAAGCAGCTTATTGACTGGTAGAACTCTAGGAAGACTGCATGCACCTCGAAGTTATAACTTCAAGGATGATATGGAGGTGTTTTCGCCCCTTGTAGAAGTTCAACCAATTACACCCACTCTTGATAAATTGTGGGATAATCATGATGCTTCAAATAAAGATCTGGATAGAAaaccttcttttcttttttcttctcggAGGTTTGGTTCTTCAGAGGATGGGGCCATTGACAATCATCCAGTTTCTGACTGGAAGCCCAATTCAGCATCCAAACAGGTACTTCTTACCCTATCTTGGTCATTTCTGTTATTCTCGTGTGGTTTGCTAGCATATGTTTTAGTAAAATGTGCTTATGGTGTATTTGTCCAATATATTGGCCAGAAATCTTTAGTTCTGCAGTTTACTTGGTGGAGTTCATGGTACATAAATTTGGATTATGTTTTGCATTCAACTCTAATGGCAGGTAAACTACAAAATCAGAGAAGCATaaaccttttcatttttcttggtaGCACTCATGCGGAACTAGGAGAGTTACATATTTCATATATCAATCCATTATGTGGAGACCAACCCTTTTAATGATTCAGATATATTGGGATGCCTGCTATTGTGCTTGCTGAAATAgccatttttaaaaaattgaacaaataaaaaagttggaaaTAGTATTGGTGAAAGTAATCTACTTCATGGTCATGAATTGGATGCCATGAAATTGATATAAGAAAAAGTTGCTTGTAGATAACATAAAAAAGTTTGATGCTTCCTTGTGTCTCCAAAGAAAGTCATATTCACCTGTAAACCTAATCTTAACTCAATGGACAAGTAATTTGAAGTCGATTACTAAGGGAGTGTTTGCAAGTGCTTAAAATAAGCGCTTATTAGCTcattgttgaaaataattcGCGAAGAGTGTTATGTTTCAGAACTTCTGCCtttgaattacttaaattaagttgatttaagTCAAAAGCTATAAGGAGTACCTTATTGGTAAACTTGTAAACATTAAGTTGTTTTTCTAAACACTCACTccactttatttttgttcgaGCATTCCCAACTTTTGGTATGCTTACTTACAACTTTTTTCTCTACAACTTATTCCCACAACAAAATGTAACTTTTTCCCAGAACAGAATTAGAAGCTATTGCGAACAACCCTTAACTAGTTATCACAAATGTAACAGCATTCATGGCACATCACATGTTTCTCTAATTTAGGCATTGTAGACGTTTAATTGGGATATTTCAACTGCCGTTCACAAGTCGGTACTCTCAGAATATGGAT
The window above is part of the Sesamum indicum cultivar Zhongzhi No. 13 linkage group LG7, S_indicum_v1.0, whole genome shotgun sequence genome. Proteins encoded here:
- the LOC105167119 gene encoding serine/threonine-protein phosphatase PP1 isoform X2; the protein is MDPVVLDRIIEKLIEVRSSKPGKLVQLTESEIKQLCVASREIFINQPNLLELEAPIKICGDIHGQYSDLLRLFEYGGFPPKSNYLFLGDYVDRGKQSLETICLLLAYKIKYPENFFLLRGNHECASINRIYGFYDEYPGKDVKGWGMNDRGVSFTFGPDKVSEFLAKHDLDLVCRAHQVVEDGYEFFAERQLVTIFSAPNYCGEFDNAGAMMSVDENLMCSFQILKPAERKNKFMMSTKM
- the LOC105167119 gene encoding serine/threonine-protein phosphatase PP1 isozyme 3 isoform X1 translates to MDPVVLDRIIEKLIEVRSSKPGKLVQLTESEIKQLCVASREIFINQPNLLELEAPIKICGDIHGQYSDLLRLFEYGGFPPKSNYLFLGDYVDRGKQSLETICLLLAYKIKYPENFFLLRGNHECASINRIYGFYDECKRRFNVKLWKAFTDCFNCLPVAALVDDKILCMHGGLSPELNNLDQIRSLPRPTAIPDTGLLCDLLWSDPGKDVKGWGMNDRGVSFTFGPDKVSEFLAKHDLDLVCRAHQVVEDGYEFFAERQLVTIFSAPNYCGEFDNAGAMMSVDENLMCSFQILKPAERKNKFMMSTKM
- the LOC105167120 gene encoding protein NEDD1, with the protein product MSSLESVKLLLAAAGGDTVKLFDISVEPQNPCVLTYSPSPGVHINSVKWNHNNLVLATAGEDSKISLWRKNGQSLWTVPAKNARGETVEPSEAISMISFSNKGSRYLCSGGTSQVVRIWDLQNKRCVKWLKGHTDTITGVMYNCKDEHIASVSRKGDLILHNLASGTRAAELRDPNGQVLGALDYSRMSRHLLVTAGDDGSIHLWDTTGRSPKVSWLKQHSAPTSGVSFSPSNDKIVASVGLDMKLYTFDTGSRKPSSCIPYEAPFSSLAFTDDGLTLAAGTVSGQIVFYDVRGKPQPITVLRAYGNSEAVTNLCWQRSKPVTVNENNCTDETVLLAGDTGDSILMPDPLPSRSSSSLSMPTAASGSRNLSHSAISGDMFSTSAGNSKSSAPSLSASEESPVRSSLLTGRTLGRLHAPRSYNFKDDMEVFSPLVEVQPITPTLDKLWDNHDASNKDLDRKPSFLFSSRRFGSSEDGAIDNHPVSDWKPNSASKQDDVHSTLSPLTSILTSTRADDSSSTTPPEAWGGQRLSDKFIHQRQSINMPSRFAMMTSCSSSSGLMSSGLQDSLPTSQNTTSLVSGLSQINLRGKENCKQEISLGSSEAVVSPSVTKSITGQANLDTLGPALSLPRRFSSYAERIAATPSLSETTSLSVGSPKSKKTGAETREELLNSLLSRSEIQSATGTSALMTTNGGVTQSQNSLSQPDSQQGASFTLQLFQRTLEETLASFQKSIHEDMRNLHIEILRQFHLQEMEVSSVMRLILENQAEIMKEIQSLQKETRQLRQLL